CTTTGTAAACTTATTAATGCAAATATTATAAAAAATACTATTAACGAAATTTTTACAGCTCTAATATCAAACTGAAATTCTGCTTTACCTGTAGTTTTCATAAGTGCAAACAAAAGCATTATAAAAAACTTATTAAAAATAGCTCCCAGAATGATTCCTGTAATTAAAGATGTAATCATTATTATAAGATTTTCACAAAAATTAAGCATAGCCACCTGACCTTTGGACATTCCAAGAAGCATGTAGGTTGCAAATTCTTTCTTTCTTGACTTAGTAAAAAATGAATTTGAGTACCAAATAAAAAACGCAGAAAATATTATTATCATAACAGTTCCCATATGAAATAGAAGTGCTACGGATTTTATATCTTCTAAACTCTTTTGTACACTCTTATTGTAACTTATAGCCATAAATATATATATTATAAAAACACTAAAGGAGGAACTTAAAAAGTAAGCCCAATAATTTCTGATGCTACTTTTCACATTATTTAACGCCATTTTACATAATGTCATCTGTATCCCCTCCAATAACTGAAAGTACTTTTAATATACTTTCATAAAAACTTTTTCTATCTCTATCACCCTTATATATCTCATTAAATAACTTTCCGTCTTTAATAAAAATAACTCGTTTACAATAAGATGCCGCAAAAGCGTCATGGGTTACCATTAAAATTGTAGCTTGATTCTTTTCATTTAAATATCTTAGAGAATTCAGAAGTTCTTTAGATGCCTTTGAATCCAATGCTCCCGTTGGTTCATCTGCTAAAACAAGTGACGGTTGAGTTATTATAGCTCTTGCTGCTGCCGCTCTTTGTTTTTGTCCTCCTGACACCTCATAGGTATGCTTATTTAATATTTCACTTATTCCAAGTTTTTTAGTTATGTCTATGAGTCTCTTTTCAATTTCATTGTATGGTACCTTTGCTAATGCAAGTGGTAATACTATATTCTCCTTAATAGTCATATTGTCTAGTAAATTGAAATCCTGAAATATAAAACCAAGTTTCTCTCTTCTAAACTTTGACAAACCAGGTTCTCTAAGCTTTACTATATCTTTACCATCAATAACTATCCTTCCTGAGGTTGGCTTATCAATAGTAGATATTACATTTAGAAATGTAGTTTTTCCAGAACCAGAAGGTCCCATTATTCCAACAAACTCTCCTTTTTCTACTTTTAAATCTATATCCTTAAGAACTGAATATTTAGTGCCTCCAAACTTAGAACCATATACTTTTCTTAATTTTTCTATACTTAAAACTTCCATTTTCCTACCTCCGTTAATCAAGGAATATTTTTAATTTAAATTCCTTTTTCTTATTTCCTATGTGTAAATTATACAAAAAAGCAAAATGTACAACCATTTTTCTGGCTTACATTTTGCTTTTTTACCTTACATTTTTGTAACCTCGTAATAATCACACCATTTTGGAAAATGTATAAAAACCTCAGTTCCCTTGGTATACCTAGATTTTATGGTTATATTATGTCCTAATTTTCTAGCAAGCTTATATGATAGATATAGGCCCATTCCTGTGGCATTAGAATTCTCTTTTCTACCATTAAATCCGGTAAATGATTTATTAAATACTTTGTTCAAGTCTTCTTCTTTTATTCCTATACCATTATCAGATATTATAACTATCTTCTCTTTATCATCCTCAAAAGACTTTATTTCTATATTACCATTATCTCCTGTATACTTAAGTGCATTTGCAATAACCTGATTTAGTATAAATAAAAGCCACTTCTTATCTGTATCTACTTTAAAATTATCATCTACTTTAAGACTTAATTTTATATGTTTTCTTATAAATAACTTTGAATGATTCTTTATACTTTCCTTTACAAGCTTATTTATATCTATTTCCGAGATAATATAGTCCTTAGAAAAATTATCACCTCTGGAATAATATAAAACTTTTTCAACATAATCATCTATTTTTTCTATTTCCTCTTCAAAAGATTCAATATTTATTTCACCATTTTCAATTAAAAGCTTTGAAGTTGCAATAGGTGTCTTTATTTCATGAACCCACATTGTCATAAATTCATTATTGTTTTCAAATTCCTTCTGAAGCGCCTCTAACTTTTGACTATAATCTTTATATAAATCTTCTATTATAGCCGCATACACTTCATCCTTATACTCCAATGGCTTTGGAAATATGGGTGTTTTATCCTCTACATTATTGTCTATAAGTAACCTTTTTATATATTTATTTTTTATATTAAAGTCTATAAAAATAAATATTACCAATAAAAACGTTATTACAAAAATTACATACGCTGCGTCAGTTGAATTCATTATATTTTCACGTTCTAAATACATAAATAGAACTACAAATATGCCAATAAAAATATATAGTGCTATAAATCTCAAATTATCCCTTAAATATTTTAAAAATATCATCTTATAACATATCCTTGTCCCTTTATAGTTTTAATGAAATCCACACCTAATTCTTTAAGTTTTTTTCTTAACCTATTTATATTTACCGTAAGCGTGTTATCATCTATAAAGCTCTCATCATTCCAAAGTTCCTGCATTATTTTTTCCCGACTTACTATATTATCATGATTCTTCATAAGTACATATATTATTTTAAATTCATTTTTTGTAAGCTCCACACTATTTTCATTATAGTATACGGTATTGTTTTTCAAAGAAATTATTACGTCTTTAAACTCTAAGGTATCCATTTCCGTTTCACTATAGGAGTAGGTTCTTCTTAGTATTGCATTTATTTTAGCTAATAAAACCTCCATAGAAAATGGTTTTGTTATATAATCGTCTCCTCCCATATTAACAGCCATTACCACATCCATATTAGAACTTCTTGATGACAAAAATACTATAGGTACCTTTGATATACTTCTTATTTTACTACACCAATAAAACCCATCACAGACGGGCAAATTTATATCCATAAGAACAAGCTTAGGCTCAATTTTCACAAATTCTTCAAATATATTATTAAAATTTTCTACTGCATAGGCTTCAAAGGACCACTTTTCTAATGATTTTTTTATAATATTTCTTATTTTCTCTTCATCTTCTATTACCATTATCCTATACATAGGTAGCCCCTTCTCTACTTTCTATCCCCAAAGTACTGATAGTAATAACATTTTAGTTTACCGTTATACAGCTTTCTATTCTTATCACTCTTTCTTCCAAAACAATCCTCAAAGTTTTCATGTGCTGTTATTATAAAATATGACCATCCATCAAGAGCTTTAAATACTCTTCCTATTTCCTTATATAATCTTTCTACTTCTTTTCCTTCTCCAAGTCTTTCTCCGTATGGTGGATTAGTTATTATAGATCCTCCCTTTTTCTTGGATGAAAATTCCTTTACCGGTAGCTTTTGAAAGTATATGTAATTTTCCACTCCTGCCTTTTTAGCATTTGCCTTGGCTGTTTTTATTACCCATCCATCTATATCTGAGCATAGTATACTAAATTCCTTATCATTTATTGAATTTCTTGCATGCTTTCTAAGATCACTCCATAAATCTTTAGGTATTATATCCCAATCCTCTGATACAAACCTTCTTTTAAGTCCAGGCGCAATATTTTTTCCTATTAATGCTGCTTCTATAGCTATAGTTCCCGAACCACACATAGGGTCTGCAAGCTGTACCTCTGGTTTCCATTTACTTAAAAGTACCATTGCTGCTGCTAAAGTCTCCTTTATAGGTGCTCCACCTGAGTTTTCTCTGTAGCCTCTTTTATGAAGACCTTCGCCCGATGTATCAAGTGTTAATGTTACTATATCTTTAAGTATTCCTACCTCTATTTTGTATTCCGCACCATATTCAGTAAATTTCTCAAGCTTATATTTTCTTTTCA
The Clostridium felsineum DSM 794 DNA segment above includes these coding regions:
- a CDS encoding THUMP domain-containing class I SAM-dependent RNA methyltransferase, coding for MDFTLIATSTFGLESVVAKELKELGYEDLKIENGRVTFAGDEMDIVTCNLWLRCADRVLIKMAEFKAESFEELFQGTLKVKWEDIMPQDAYMHVTGKSIKSKLHSVPDCQGIVKKAVVEAMKRKYKLEKFTEYGAEYKIEVGILKDIVTLTLDTSGEGLHKRGYRENSGGAPIKETLAAAMVLLSKWKPEVQLADPMCGSGTIAIEAALIGKNIAPGLKRRFVSEDWDIIPKDLWSDLRKHARNSINDKEFSILCSDIDGWVIKTAKANAKKAGVENYIYFQKLPVKEFSSKKKGGSIITNPPYGERLGEGKEVERLYKEIGRVFKALDGWSYFIITAHENFEDCFGRKSDKNRKLYNGKLKCYYYQYFGDRK
- a CDS encoding response regulator transcription factor, with translation MYRIMVIEDEEKIRNIIKKSLEKWSFEAYAVENFNNIFEEFVKIEPKLVLMDINLPVCDGFYWCSKIRSISKVPIVFLSSRSSNMDVVMAVNMGGDDYITKPFSMEVLLAKINAILRRTYSYSETEMDTLEFKDVIISLKNNTVYYNENSVELTKNEFKIIYVLMKNHDNIVSREKIMQELWNDESFIDDNTLTVNINRLRKKLKELGVDFIKTIKGQGYVIR
- a CDS encoding ABC transporter ATP-binding protein — its product is MEVLSIEKLRKVYGSKFGGTKYSVLKDIDLKVEKGEFVGIMGPSGSGKTTFLNVISTIDKPTSGRIVIDGKDIVKLREPGLSKFRREKLGFIFQDFNLLDNMTIKENIVLPLALAKVPYNEIEKRLIDITKKLGISEILNKHTYEVSGGQKQRAAAARAIITQPSLVLADEPTGALDSKASKELLNSLRYLNEKNQATILMVTHDAFAASYCKRVIFIKDGKLFNEIYKGDRDRKSFYESILKVLSVIGGDTDDIM
- a CDS encoding sensor histidine kinase, with protein sequence MYLERENIMNSTDAAYVIFVITFLLVIFIFIDFNIKNKYIKRLLIDNNVEDKTPIFPKPLEYKDEVYAAIIEDLYKDYSQKLEALQKEFENNNEFMTMWVHEIKTPIATSKLLIENGEINIESFEEEIEKIDDYVEKVLYYSRGDNFSKDYIISEIDINKLVKESIKNHSKLFIRKHIKLSLKVDDNFKVDTDKKWLLFILNQVIANALKYTGDNGNIEIKSFEDDKEKIVIISDNGIGIKEEDLNKVFNKSFTGFNGRKENSNATGMGLYLSYKLARKLGHNITIKSRYTKGTEVFIHFPKWCDYYEVTKM